In the Salarias fasciatus chromosome 13, fSalaFa1.1, whole genome shotgun sequence genome, one interval contains:
- the zbtb18 gene encoding zinc finger and BTB domain-containing protein 18 isoform X2 has product MHTAAGYEDGRMEFPDHSRHLLQCLSEQRHQDFLCDSTVLVGDAQFRAHRAVLASCSMYFHLFYKDQLDKRDVVHLNSDIVTAPAFSLLLEFMYEGKLQFQDLPVEDVLAAASYLHMYDIVKVCKKRLKQKATAEADSTRREDDGGSSCSDKADSLSDGSTGRPATADLLHSDEEEEAKAEGGPLWLRLPAADRAGTPGAATASPGHGEAETQTGEGAGEGGKLLSPAGSPTSSTGSLSQRSHRSAGSRGGHRGRRVSNDAADCVLDLSVKPLAGSNHSNHHQSYFGGAATPDSLQSPLAVRVKVERGVASDEEDELGGGDYDMEHSGLAKATVPTANGGLGHHGVGGPLSAQRRLGLEAHLSALREASLASELEREEKAPASADDEDILGGESERAQAEAASMDSSLLPYVSNMLSAQHTQIFMCPLCNKVFPSPHILQLHLSSHFREQEGIRSKPAGDVNVPTCTICSKTFSCMYTLKRHERTHSGEKPYTCTTCGKSFQYSHNLSRHAVVHTREKPHACKWCERRFTQSGDLYRHIRKFHCELVNSLSVKSEPLALPNVRDWAIEDSSQELWK; this is encoded by the exons ATGCATACTGCTGCAG GTTATGAGGACGGCAGGATGGAGTTCCCAGATCACAGCAGACATTTACTCCAGTGTCTGAGCGAGCAGCGGCACCAGGACTTCCTGTGCGACTCCACCGTGCTGGTGGGCGATGCCCAGTTCCGTGCGCACCGCGCCGTGCTGGCCTCCTGCAGCATGTACTTCCACCTGTTCTACAAGGACCAGCTGGACAAGAGAGACGTGGTGCACCTCAACAGCGACATCGTCACGGCGCCGGCCTTCTCCCTGCTCCTGGAGTTCATGTACGAGGGCAAGCTGCAGTTCCAGGACCTTCCCGTAGAGGACGTGCTGGCGGCGGCCAGCTACTTGCACATGTACGACATCGTCAAGGTGTGTAAGAAGCGCTTGAAGCAGAAGGCCACGGCGGAGGCGGACAGCACGCGCAGGGAGGACGACGgcggctccagctgctccgACAAGGCCGACAGCCTGTCGGACGGCTCGACGGGCCGGCCCGCCACCGCGGACCTGCTGCACAgcgacgaagaggaggaggccaaGGCGGAGGGAGGCCCGCTGTGGCTGCGGCTGCCGGCCGCGGACAGAGCGGGGACGCCGGGCGCGGCCACCGCCAGCCCCGGGCACGGCGAGGCCGAGACGCAGACCGGCGAAGgcgcgggggaggggggaaagCTGCTGTCTCCGGCCGGCAGccccaccagctccaccgggtCGCTGTCCCAGAGGTCCCACCGCTCCGCCGGCTCCCGGGGGGGACACCGGGGCAGGAGGGTGTCCAACGACGCGGCCGACTGCGTCCTGGACCTGTCGGTCAAGCCGCTCGCCGGCAGCAACCACAGCAACCACCACCAGTCTTACTTCGGCGGGGCGGCCACGCCGGACAGCCTGCAGAGCCCGCTGGCCGTGAGGGTGAAGGTGGagaggggcgtggcctcggaCGAGGAAGACGAGCTGGGGGGCGGGGACTACGACATGGAGCACAGCGGCCTCGCCAAGGCCACCGTCCCCACCGCCAACGGCGGCCTGGGCCACCACGGCGTGGGCGGGCCGCTGTCGGCCCAGCGGAGACTGGGCCTGGAGGCGCACCTGTCGGCGCTGCGGGAGGCGTCGCTGGCCTCCGAGCTGGAGCGGGAGGAGAAGGCCCCGGCCTCGGCCGACGACGAGGACATTCTCGGGGGCGAGAGCGAGCGCGCCCAGGCCGAGGCGGCCAGCATGGATAGCTCGCTGCTGCCTTACGTCTCCAACATGCTGTCGGCCCAGCACACCCAGATCTTCATGTGCCCCCTGTGCAACAAGGTGTTCCCCTCCCCCcacatcctgcagctccacctcagcTCCCACTTCCGGGAGCAGGAGGGCATCCGCTCCAAGCCCGCCGGGGACGTCAACGTGCCCACCTGCACCATCTGCAGCAAGACCTTCTCCTGCATGTACACGCTCAAGCGCCACGAGCGGACACACTCCGGCGAAAAGCCCTACACCTGCACCACCTGCGGCAAGAGCTTCCAGTACTCGCACAACCTCAGCCGCCACGCGGTGGTGCACACGCGCGAGAAGCCGCACGCCTGCAAGTGGTGCGAGCGGCGCTTCACGCAGTCCGGGGACCTCTACCGACACATTCGCAAGTTCCATTGCGAACTGGTCAACTCGCTGTCAGTGAAGAGCGAGCCGCTGGCGCTGCCCAATGTCAGGGATTGGGCGATCGAAGACAGCTCCCAGGAACTGTGGAAGTAG
- the zbtb18 gene encoding zinc finger and BTB domain-containing protein 18 isoform X1, producing MYFLRQDKSTWLTGYEDGRMEFPDHSRHLLQCLSEQRHQDFLCDSTVLVGDAQFRAHRAVLASCSMYFHLFYKDQLDKRDVVHLNSDIVTAPAFSLLLEFMYEGKLQFQDLPVEDVLAAASYLHMYDIVKVCKKRLKQKATAEADSTRREDDGGSSCSDKADSLSDGSTGRPATADLLHSDEEEEAKAEGGPLWLRLPAADRAGTPGAATASPGHGEAETQTGEGAGEGGKLLSPAGSPTSSTGSLSQRSHRSAGSRGGHRGRRVSNDAADCVLDLSVKPLAGSNHSNHHQSYFGGAATPDSLQSPLAVRVKVERGVASDEEDELGGGDYDMEHSGLAKATVPTANGGLGHHGVGGPLSAQRRLGLEAHLSALREASLASELEREEKAPASADDEDILGGESERAQAEAASMDSSLLPYVSNMLSAQHTQIFMCPLCNKVFPSPHILQLHLSSHFREQEGIRSKPAGDVNVPTCTICSKTFSCMYTLKRHERTHSGEKPYTCTTCGKSFQYSHNLSRHAVVHTREKPHACKWCERRFTQSGDLYRHIRKFHCELVNSLSVKSEPLALPNVRDWAIEDSSQELWK from the exons ATGTATTTTCTCAGGCAGGACAAATCGACTTGGTTAACAG GTTATGAGGACGGCAGGATGGAGTTCCCAGATCACAGCAGACATTTACTCCAGTGTCTGAGCGAGCAGCGGCACCAGGACTTCCTGTGCGACTCCACCGTGCTGGTGGGCGATGCCCAGTTCCGTGCGCACCGCGCCGTGCTGGCCTCCTGCAGCATGTACTTCCACCTGTTCTACAAGGACCAGCTGGACAAGAGAGACGTGGTGCACCTCAACAGCGACATCGTCACGGCGCCGGCCTTCTCCCTGCTCCTGGAGTTCATGTACGAGGGCAAGCTGCAGTTCCAGGACCTTCCCGTAGAGGACGTGCTGGCGGCGGCCAGCTACTTGCACATGTACGACATCGTCAAGGTGTGTAAGAAGCGCTTGAAGCAGAAGGCCACGGCGGAGGCGGACAGCACGCGCAGGGAGGACGACGgcggctccagctgctccgACAAGGCCGACAGCCTGTCGGACGGCTCGACGGGCCGGCCCGCCACCGCGGACCTGCTGCACAgcgacgaagaggaggaggccaaGGCGGAGGGAGGCCCGCTGTGGCTGCGGCTGCCGGCCGCGGACAGAGCGGGGACGCCGGGCGCGGCCACCGCCAGCCCCGGGCACGGCGAGGCCGAGACGCAGACCGGCGAAGgcgcgggggaggggggaaagCTGCTGTCTCCGGCCGGCAGccccaccagctccaccgggtCGCTGTCCCAGAGGTCCCACCGCTCCGCCGGCTCCCGGGGGGGACACCGGGGCAGGAGGGTGTCCAACGACGCGGCCGACTGCGTCCTGGACCTGTCGGTCAAGCCGCTCGCCGGCAGCAACCACAGCAACCACCACCAGTCTTACTTCGGCGGGGCGGCCACGCCGGACAGCCTGCAGAGCCCGCTGGCCGTGAGGGTGAAGGTGGagaggggcgtggcctcggaCGAGGAAGACGAGCTGGGGGGCGGGGACTACGACATGGAGCACAGCGGCCTCGCCAAGGCCACCGTCCCCACCGCCAACGGCGGCCTGGGCCACCACGGCGTGGGCGGGCCGCTGTCGGCCCAGCGGAGACTGGGCCTGGAGGCGCACCTGTCGGCGCTGCGGGAGGCGTCGCTGGCCTCCGAGCTGGAGCGGGAGGAGAAGGCCCCGGCCTCGGCCGACGACGAGGACATTCTCGGGGGCGAGAGCGAGCGCGCCCAGGCCGAGGCGGCCAGCATGGATAGCTCGCTGCTGCCTTACGTCTCCAACATGCTGTCGGCCCAGCACACCCAGATCTTCATGTGCCCCCTGTGCAACAAGGTGTTCCCCTCCCCCcacatcctgcagctccacctcagcTCCCACTTCCGGGAGCAGGAGGGCATCCGCTCCAAGCCCGCCGGGGACGTCAACGTGCCCACCTGCACCATCTGCAGCAAGACCTTCTCCTGCATGTACACGCTCAAGCGCCACGAGCGGACACACTCCGGCGAAAAGCCCTACACCTGCACCACCTGCGGCAAGAGCTTCCAGTACTCGCACAACCTCAGCCGCCACGCGGTGGTGCACACGCGCGAGAAGCCGCACGCCTGCAAGTGGTGCGAGCGGCGCTTCACGCAGTCCGGGGACCTCTACCGACACATTCGCAAGTTCCATTGCGAACTGGTCAACTCGCTGTCAGTGAAGAGCGAGCCGCTGGCGCTGCCCAATGTCAGGGATTGGGCGATCGAAGACAGCTCCCAGGAACTGTGGAAGTAG
- the zbtb18 gene encoding zinc finger and BTB domain-containing protein 18 isoform X3 produces the protein MEFPDHSRHLLQCLSEQRHQDFLCDSTVLVGDAQFRAHRAVLASCSMYFHLFYKDQLDKRDVVHLNSDIVTAPAFSLLLEFMYEGKLQFQDLPVEDVLAAASYLHMYDIVKVCKKRLKQKATAEADSTRREDDGGSSCSDKADSLSDGSTGRPATADLLHSDEEEEAKAEGGPLWLRLPAADRAGTPGAATASPGHGEAETQTGEGAGEGGKLLSPAGSPTSSTGSLSQRSHRSAGSRGGHRGRRVSNDAADCVLDLSVKPLAGSNHSNHHQSYFGGAATPDSLQSPLAVRVKVERGVASDEEDELGGGDYDMEHSGLAKATVPTANGGLGHHGVGGPLSAQRRLGLEAHLSALREASLASELEREEKAPASADDEDILGGESERAQAEAASMDSSLLPYVSNMLSAQHTQIFMCPLCNKVFPSPHILQLHLSSHFREQEGIRSKPAGDVNVPTCTICSKTFSCMYTLKRHERTHSGEKPYTCTTCGKSFQYSHNLSRHAVVHTREKPHACKWCERRFTQSGDLYRHIRKFHCELVNSLSVKSEPLALPNVRDWAIEDSSQELWK, from the coding sequence ATGGAGTTCCCAGATCACAGCAGACATTTACTCCAGTGTCTGAGCGAGCAGCGGCACCAGGACTTCCTGTGCGACTCCACCGTGCTGGTGGGCGATGCCCAGTTCCGTGCGCACCGCGCCGTGCTGGCCTCCTGCAGCATGTACTTCCACCTGTTCTACAAGGACCAGCTGGACAAGAGAGACGTGGTGCACCTCAACAGCGACATCGTCACGGCGCCGGCCTTCTCCCTGCTCCTGGAGTTCATGTACGAGGGCAAGCTGCAGTTCCAGGACCTTCCCGTAGAGGACGTGCTGGCGGCGGCCAGCTACTTGCACATGTACGACATCGTCAAGGTGTGTAAGAAGCGCTTGAAGCAGAAGGCCACGGCGGAGGCGGACAGCACGCGCAGGGAGGACGACGgcggctccagctgctccgACAAGGCCGACAGCCTGTCGGACGGCTCGACGGGCCGGCCCGCCACCGCGGACCTGCTGCACAgcgacgaagaggaggaggccaaGGCGGAGGGAGGCCCGCTGTGGCTGCGGCTGCCGGCCGCGGACAGAGCGGGGACGCCGGGCGCGGCCACCGCCAGCCCCGGGCACGGCGAGGCCGAGACGCAGACCGGCGAAGgcgcgggggaggggggaaagCTGCTGTCTCCGGCCGGCAGccccaccagctccaccgggtCGCTGTCCCAGAGGTCCCACCGCTCCGCCGGCTCCCGGGGGGGACACCGGGGCAGGAGGGTGTCCAACGACGCGGCCGACTGCGTCCTGGACCTGTCGGTCAAGCCGCTCGCCGGCAGCAACCACAGCAACCACCACCAGTCTTACTTCGGCGGGGCGGCCACGCCGGACAGCCTGCAGAGCCCGCTGGCCGTGAGGGTGAAGGTGGagaggggcgtggcctcggaCGAGGAAGACGAGCTGGGGGGCGGGGACTACGACATGGAGCACAGCGGCCTCGCCAAGGCCACCGTCCCCACCGCCAACGGCGGCCTGGGCCACCACGGCGTGGGCGGGCCGCTGTCGGCCCAGCGGAGACTGGGCCTGGAGGCGCACCTGTCGGCGCTGCGGGAGGCGTCGCTGGCCTCCGAGCTGGAGCGGGAGGAGAAGGCCCCGGCCTCGGCCGACGACGAGGACATTCTCGGGGGCGAGAGCGAGCGCGCCCAGGCCGAGGCGGCCAGCATGGATAGCTCGCTGCTGCCTTACGTCTCCAACATGCTGTCGGCCCAGCACACCCAGATCTTCATGTGCCCCCTGTGCAACAAGGTGTTCCCCTCCCCCcacatcctgcagctccacctcagcTCCCACTTCCGGGAGCAGGAGGGCATCCGCTCCAAGCCCGCCGGGGACGTCAACGTGCCCACCTGCACCATCTGCAGCAAGACCTTCTCCTGCATGTACACGCTCAAGCGCCACGAGCGGACACACTCCGGCGAAAAGCCCTACACCTGCACCACCTGCGGCAAGAGCTTCCAGTACTCGCACAACCTCAGCCGCCACGCGGTGGTGCACACGCGCGAGAAGCCGCACGCCTGCAAGTGGTGCGAGCGGCGCTTCACGCAGTCCGGGGACCTCTACCGACACATTCGCAAGTTCCATTGCGAACTGGTCAACTCGCTGTCAGTGAAGAGCGAGCCGCTGGCGCTGCCCAATGTCAGGGATTGGGCGATCGAAGACAGCTCCCAGGAACTGTGGAAGTAG